The following proteins are co-located in the Manihot esculenta cultivar AM560-2 chromosome 9, M.esculenta_v8, whole genome shotgun sequence genome:
- the LOC110623340 gene encoding gamma conglutin 1 produces the protein MASHSSSLLLLVIFFTFSFVVFASELHESETFHTRPSKRPSRKLVFPVRKDGVTNLHIASVLKRTPQVPLRLLLDLNGRSLSVACDKEYQSSTYSAPRCHSTQCSRAHSHDCYRCTSSSVRPGCHNNTCAVTSVNPVTQESDIGELAQDVLAVQSVGDKSTIDPSASGSMVTVPQFLFVCARRRLLQNGLPDYVHGVAGLGHTPIALPTQLASHFGFRPNIVLCLTNSFRSPGFVLFGEDPCTLSPNFSPRLHYTPLSVGREGEYYIQVRSIRVNNKAIPLKNNINRAKISTTTPFTILEHSIFQAFTQSFSQQLSQAGGAQPVGHFKVCYDARRIPDTVAGPGVPRVDLMVGDQSVAWTLFGANTMAVVHPLVYCLAFIDGGTNPADPIVIGAHQLEENLVHFDLHQSRVGFSSSLLNNKTSCATSYRNPTENP, from the coding sequence ATGgcttctcattcttcttctcttcttcttctcgttATCTTCTTCACCTTTTCCTTTGTTGTCTTTGCATCTGAACTTCATGAAAGTGAAACCTTTCACACCAGGCCCTCAAAAAGACCTTCACGAAAACTGGTGTTCCCTGTTCGCAAAGATGGTGTAACAAATCTTCACATAGCAAGCGTTCTCAAGAGAACCCCACAAGTCCCACTTAGACTTCTGCTTGATCTAAATGGGAGGTCCCTTTCTGTGGCGTGCGATAAAGAGTACCAATCATCAACCTACTCTGCCCCTCGCTGCCATTCCACTCAGTGCTCTAGAGCCCACAGTCACGATTGTTACAGGTGCACCTCCTCCAGTGTCCGACCTGGGTGCCATAACAACACATGTGCAGTCACGTCGGTGAACCCTGTGACTCAAGAAAGTGACATTGGTGAGCTAGCTCAAGATGTTCTCGCAGTTCAATCTGTTGGAGATAAGTCCACTATTGACCCTTCTGCAAGTGGTTCAATGGTCACAGTCCCTCAATTCCTCTTTGTTTGTGCACGTCGTAGACTACTCCAAAATGGATTACCAGATTATGTTCATGGGGTTGCTGGATTAGGACATACTCCTATTGCTCTACCAACTCAACTTGCTTCCCACTTTGGGTTCAGACCAAATATTgtcttgtgcttgaccaactccTTTAGAAGCCCTGGGTTCGTTTTGTTTGGGGAAGATCCTTGCACTTTGTCTCCTAACTTTTCCCCTCGCCTGCACTACACACCATTGAGCGTTGGGAGAGAAGGAGAGTATTACATACAAGTGAGATCAATCAGAGTAAACAACAAAGCTATtccattgaaaaataatattaacagaGCCAAGATAAGCACCACAACTCCATTCACAATTCTTGAACACTCCATTTTCCAAGCTTTCACTCAATCTTTCTCTCAGCAGCTATCCCAAGCAGGAGGAGCACAACCAGTTGGACATTTCAAAGTCTGCTACGACGCGAGAAGAATCCCAGACACCGTAGCTGGCCCTGGAGTTCCTAGGGTTGATCTTATGGTTGGCGACCAAAGTGTTGCATGGACACTTTTTGGTGCAAACACAATGGCGGTGGTTCACCCACTTGTGTACTGTTTAGCTTTCATTGATGGAGGGACAAACCCTGCAGATCCAATTGTGATTGGGGCTCATCAGTTGGAAGAAAATCTTGTTCATTTTGATCTTCACCAATCGAGGGTGGGCTTTAGCTCTTCCTTGTTGAATAATAAGACTAGTTGTGCCACTTCCTATCGCAATCCCACAGAAAATCCATAG